A DNA window from Camelina sativa cultivar DH55 chromosome 17, Cs, whole genome shotgun sequence contains the following coding sequences:
- the LOC104757446 gene encoding UDP-arabinose 4-epimerase 1 has product MFNFGRARSQGRQNRSMSLGGLDYADPKKKNNYLGKILLTASLTALCIFMLKQSPTFNTPSVFSLHEPGVTHVLVTGGAGYIGSHAALRLLKESYRVTIVDNLSRGNLGAVKILQELFPEPGRLQFIYADLGDAKAVNKIFTENAFDAVMHFAAVAYVGESTQFPLKYYHNITSNTLVVLETMAAHGVKTLIYSSTCATYGEPDVMPITEETPQVPINPYGKAKKMAEDIILDFSKNSDMAVMILRYFNVIGSDPEGRLGEAPRPELREHGRISGACFDAARGIMPGLQIKGTDYKTGDGTCVRDYIDVTDLVDAHVKALQKAKPRKVGIYNVGTGKGSSVKEFVEACKKATGVEIKIEYLPRRAGDYAEVYSDPSKIRKELNWTAKHTNLKQSLETAWRWQKLHRNGYGLTSSVSAY; this is encoded by the exons atgtttaattttGGTCGAGCAAGAAGCCAAGGGAGGCAGAACAGATCTATGTCTCTTGGAG GGCTGGATTATGCAGACCccaagaagaaaaacaattacTTGGGAAAGATTCTTTTGACAGCTTCTCTTACAGCTTTGTGCATTTTCATGCTCAAGCAATCTCCTACGTTCAATACTCCGAGCGTG TTTTCTCTACATGAGCCAGGGGTTACACATGTTTTAGTCACTGGTGGTGCTGGGTATATCGGTTCACATGCAGCTCTAAGGCTTCTAAAGGAATCATACCGAGTGACCATTGTG GACAATCTATCACGTGGGAATCTTGGCGCAGTCAAGATTTTGCAAGAACTGTTTCCTGAACCTGGAAGGCTTCAATTTATTTATGCTGATCTTGGAGATGCAAAGGCTGTCAATAAGATATTCACAGAAAACGCCTTTGACGCTGTGATGCATTTTGCCGCTGTTGCATATGTTGGGGAAAGCACACAATTCCCTCTTAA GTATTATCACAATATTACATCAAATACTTTGGTTGTATTAGAGACAATGGCTGCTCATGGAGTAAAGACTTTGATATATTCAAGTACTTGTGCAACGTATGGGGAGCCTGATGTTATGCCAATTACAGAGGAAACTCCACag GTGCCAATCAATCCATACGGTAAGGCCAAAAAGATGGCAGAAGATATCATTTTGGATTTCTCGAAGAACTCAGATATGGCAGTTATGATCTTAAG ATATTTCAATGTGATTGGATCCGATCCAGAGGGTAGATTGGGTGAAGCCCCAAGGCCTGAGCTCCGAGAGCATGGACGCATCTCCGGTGCTTGCTTTGATGCAGCACGTGGTATCATGCCTGGCCTACAG ATCAAAGGAACAGACTACAAAACAGGTGATGGAACTTGCGTACGGGATTACATTGATGTCACTGACTTGGTTGATGCTCATGTTAAAGCTCTTCAAAAGGCAAAACCCCGCAAAGTCGGAATCTACAATGTTGGTACCGGGAAAG GTAGCTCGGTGAAAGAGTTTGTTGAAGCGTGCAAGAAAGCAACTGGTGTTGAGATCAAGATCGAGTACTTGCCTAGACGTGCAGGTGATTACGCCGAGGTTTACAGTGACCCAAGCAAGATCAGGAAGGAACTTAATTGGACAGCTAAGCACACTAATCTCAAACAGAGTCTTGAGACGGCGTGGAGATGGCAGAAGCTCCACCGTAATGGCTACGGGTTAACCTCATCGGTCTCGGCTTACTGA
- the LOC104757448 gene encoding coatomer subunit epsilon-1 — MASMAGPDHLFNLRNHFYLGAYQAAINNSEIPNLSQEDIVERDCLVHRAYIALGSYQLVISEIDEAAATPLQAVKLLAMYLSSPENKESTILSLREWLADPTVGNNATIRLVAGTIFMHEEDYNDALKHTHSGGTMDLHALNVQIFIKMHRSDYAEKQLRVMQQIDEDHTLTQLASAWLNLAVGGSKIQEAYLIFQDFTEKYPMTSLILNGKAVCCMHMGNFEEAETLLLEALNKDAKDPETLANLVVCSLHVGKSSSRYLNQLKLSHPEHVLVKRTASAEDNFERALQSFA, encoded by the exons ATGGCATCCATGGCAGGACCAGATCATCTCTTCAATCTGAGAAACCATTTCTACTTGGGTGCTTATCAAGCTGCGATCAACAACAGCGAGATCCCTAATCTCTCCCAGGAAGATATCGTCGAGCGAGACTGTCTCGTTCATCGCGCTTACATTGCTCTCGGTAGCTATCAG CTTGTCATCAGTGAGATCGACGAAGCGGCTGCTACTCCTCTGCAGGCAGTGAAGCTCCTTGCTATGTATCTATCGAGTCCTGAAAATAAG GAATCAACCATTTTAAGCTTGAGGGAATGGTTGGCTGATCCAACTGTAGGAAACAATGCTACTATTAGGTTGGTTGCTGGTACTATATTCATGCATGAGGAAGACTATAACGACGCTCTCAAGCATACTCATTCTGGAGGAACCATGGATCT GCATGCTTTGAATGTTCAGATTTTCATTAAGATGCATAGGTCAGATTATGCTGAGAAACAGCTGAGAGTGATGCAACAGATTGATGAAGACCACACACTCACTCAACTCGCGAGTGCATGGTTGAACCTGGCAGTT GGGGGTTCCAAGATACAGGAAGCGTATCTAATCTTCCAGGATTTCACTGAGAAGTACCCAATGACAAGCTTGATCTTGAACGGCAAAGCAGTTTGCTGCATGCATATGGGTAATTTTGAAGAGGCTGAGACTCTACTACTTGAAGCACTCAACAAG GATGCTAAAGACCCAGAAACTCTTGCAAACCTAGTTGTATGCAGTCTTCATGTCGGGAAATCGTCTTCGCGCTacctaaa CCAACTGAAACTTTCACACCCTGAACATGTCCTTGTGAAGCGAACAGCATCAGCTGAAGATAACTTCGAGAGAGCACTTCAATCTTTCGCCTGA